A region of the Syntrophales bacterium genome:
GTTCGGATTGCAGCGACTGAAATTTTTTAATCAAAGGAGAGGAACATAAATATTGAAGAAGAAGAATTTTAGAGTTTCGGTAAAACGGAGTCAGGATATCCTGGGGAGGAAACCTGACAAGGGATAGCCGGAAGGTAGGTGGCATTGAATAATGCACCCGGGGGAAGTGGATAAATTCTGCTTCCCCTTTCATTATTATTCAAGCTATCCTGCCCCATGCCTTAAAAAACCCATTCGTGGGAGCAAAGCGACCACTGCTTTTTGTTCAAAATAAATTGATAATTTTTTAATCTGTTTAAAATAATCAGGAAATTTTAGCCAGCATAAAGTGGCAATCAACACCAATGCTTTGAGCATAAACACAGTAACTTATCGTCACTACGAGGGGCGCAGCGACGCGGCAGTCCAGAACAACCACAATAAGCGAAGCCTGCCCCCGTTTTTTACCTGACCCCCTATTCACCATTGACTATTTAATAAATATAATTTGCTTTAATGTAAAATTAATGCAATAAAACAAATTATGATTACTGTTAAAGAAAATGAAACCTTGAAAAACCTGGGGCAGCGTCTGAAAATCGCCCGGTTGGAATTAAATGATCCACAAAAAGAGTTTGCCTTCAGGATAGGCGTATCCATTCCAACCCTTTACAAAATGGAACAGGGGAATCCTTCCATATCAATCGGTACATGGATTAAAGCATTTATCAATGCTTGGCAGACCGTATGATTTCGATAAATTGATAGCGCCCAGAGAATCTTTATTTGAAAGGTATGAGGTTTTAAAAAAAACAAAAACCCGGCAGCGGGTGCAAAGGCAAAAAACAGAATGATCCGATTGTTTGTCAATCTTACACTTCCTTGCAATACAACATTATTTTGCGGTGAAATTGTCACGACCTTACCTGATCCCCGCGGAATTATACAGGGTGCATTCCGATATGCGCCAGAGTATCTTAAACACCCGCTTGCTTTCCCTTTAGATCCGGTAAATCTGCCGTTAAGCCAAAAAGAGTTCCAGACAAATAGACCGGAAGGAGTGCATGCAGTTTTTGAAGATGCTCTGCCCGATGACTGGGGCAGAAATCTTTTGATTAAAAAAGCAGGGCTTGGGCGGGGTGAACAGACCATCCCAAGGTTGCTTGAAATTTTGGGGTCAAATGGATTAGGCGCCCTGTCCTTTGAATCGAAACAGGATAGACCTGCTAAACCAAATCCTTCAGCCGGCATAAAAGATTTGGGAACCCTTTTGAATGCAGCTTCACGATACGAAT
Encoded here:
- a CDS encoding helix-turn-helix transcriptional regulator, giving the protein MITVKENETLKNLGQRLKIARLELNDPQKEFAFRIGVSIPTLYKMEQGNPSISIGTWIKAFINAWQTV